A genomic segment from Propionibacteriaceae bacterium ZF39 encodes:
- the cysD gene encoding sulfate adenylyltransferase subunit CysD — translation MRNPPVSLDLETDVRQESARHLDQLSALESESIHIFREVTAERERCVLLFSGGKDSVVMLHLARKAFWPAPIPFPVLHVDTGHNFPEVLDFRDRTVERLGLRLEVAKVQDWIDDGRLSERPDGTRNPLQTAPLLDAIEQGRFDAVYGGGRRDEEKARAKERVVSLRDDFGQWDPRNQRPELWNLYNTRHRAGEHVRVFPLSNWTELDIWRYIARENIELPTLYYAHEREVFERDGMLLSVGEFAQPRDGETVVTKQVRYRTVGDMSCTGAVESDAFDVTAVLDEVAATRITERGATRADDRMTEAAMEDRKKEGYF, via the coding sequence ATGCGGAATCCACCTGTGAGCCTCGATCTTGAGACCGATGTCCGGCAGGAATCGGCACGCCATCTCGACCAGCTGTCGGCGCTGGAGAGCGAGTCCATCCACATCTTCCGGGAGGTGACGGCCGAGCGCGAGCGCTGTGTGCTGCTCTTCTCGGGCGGCAAGGACTCCGTCGTCATGCTCCACCTGGCGCGCAAGGCCTTCTGGCCGGCGCCGATCCCGTTCCCGGTGCTGCACGTCGACACGGGCCACAACTTCCCCGAGGTCCTCGATTTCCGCGACCGCACCGTCGAGCGACTCGGGCTGCGACTCGAGGTCGCGAAGGTCCAGGACTGGATCGACGACGGCCGCCTGAGCGAACGCCCCGACGGCACCCGCAACCCGCTCCAGACCGCGCCGTTGCTGGACGCGATCGAGCAGGGCCGGTTCGACGCCGTCTATGGCGGTGGCCGCCGCGACGAGGAGAAGGCCCGGGCCAAGGAGCGCGTGGTCTCCCTTCGCGACGACTTCGGCCAGTGGGATCCGCGCAATCAGCGCCCCGAGCTGTGGAACCTCTACAACACCCGTCACCGCGCCGGTGAGCATGTCCGGGTCTTCCCGCTGTCCAACTGGACCGAGCTCGACATCTGGCGCTACATCGCCCGGGAGAACATCGAGCTCCCGACCCTCTATTACGCCCACGAGCGGGAGGTGTTCGAGCGCGACGGCATGCTGCTGTCCGTCGGTGAGTTCGCCCAGCCGCGCGACGGCGAGACCGTCGTGACCAAGCAGGTGCGCTATCGCACCGTCGGCGACATGTCGTGCACCGGTGCGGTCGAGTCGGATGCGTTCGACGTCACCGCCGTCCTCGACGAGGTCGCGGCCACCCGCATCACCGAGCGCGGGGCGACTCGCGCCGATGACCGGATGACCGAGGCCGCCATGGAGGACCGCAAGAAGGAAGGCTACTTCTGA